One Rosa chinensis cultivar Old Blush chromosome 3, RchiOBHm-V2, whole genome shotgun sequence DNA window includes the following coding sequences:
- the LOC112194598 gene encoding uncharacterized protein LOC112194598 has product MSKSVSKLSEIKERLDRIKRNQELPNFLDIPIQTPLAFRQLSIDTQGRRTEEEANSGSNSSSYLSEEEEEEPMAGLNQTIRQLSSSNEGGAAPTCIIYPEPADGKVAEFELKSGFLHHLPKFHGLMNEDANKHLKEFQFVCGSMCPQNADLNILKLKAFPFSLEDRAKTWLFDLPSRHVDSWNKMVNEFLTKYFPASRVTVLRKQITGIQQAVDESFCSYYERFKTLVASCPSHGMKEGNLLTYFYEGLLPLERQLLDAAAGGSFMDKTPDVAKELLANRSLNYQQYEGALSSSRRVNEVTSNSALEEKLNNMSALLSQVLIGKGQEGVMACGVCSTQGHPTDQCPQLIQNGGWESLNAFESQRYKPFSNTYNPGLRDHPNFRWSNTENVQNP; this is encoded by the coding sequence ATGTCCAAGTCAGTTAGCAAGCTTTCAGAAATCAAAGAACGGTTGGATAGGATAAAACGAAATCAAGAGCTTCCAAATTTCTTAGACATTCCTATCCAAACTCCCTTGGCATTTAGACAACTATCAATTGACACCCAAGGGAGAAggacagaagaagaagctaACTCGGGTTCAAACTCCTCAAGTTACTTgtcagaagaggaggaagaagaacccATGGCTGGATTGAATCAGACTATAAGGCAACTGTCTTCATCCAATGAAGGAGGAGCTGCCCCAACTTGCATCATCTACCCAGAACCAGCTGATGGTAAGGTAGCAGAGTTTGAATTGAAGAGTGGTTTCTTGCACCACCTTCCCAAGTTTCATGGACTTATGAATGAGGACGCCAATAAGCATCTCAAGGAATTCCAGTTCGtgtgtgggagtatgtgccctcAGAATGCTGACCTTAACATCCTAAAGTTGAAGGCATTCCCTTTCTCTCTTGAAGATAGGGCGAAGACATGGCTGTTTGATCTTCCCTCACGCCATGTGGACTCTTGGAACAAGATGGTTAATGAATTCCTTACAAAGTACTTCCCAGCCTCGCGGGTAACTGTCCTAAGGAAGCAGATAACTGGGATACAACAAGCTGTTGATGAATCATTCTGCTCCtattatgagaggttcaagACTTTAGTGGCGTCATGCCCTTCACATGGGATGAAGGAGGGGAACCTACTCACCTATTTCTATGAGGGACTTCTCCCTCTTGAAAGACAattgttggatgctgcagctggagggtcctttatggataagacacctgaCGTGGCTAAGGAGCTGTTGGCAAATCGTTCTCTCAattatcaacaatatgagggggcaTTATCCTCCTCAAGGAGGGTAAATGAGGTAACTTCTAACTCAGCACTTGAGGAAAAGTTGAATAATATGAGTGCTTTGTTGTCTCAGGTATTGATCGGGAAAGGCCAAGAAGGAGTAATGGCGTGTGGGGTGTGCTCTACTCAAGGGCATCCAACTGATCAATGCCCCCAACTAATACAAAATGGTGGATGGGAGTCCTTAAATGCTTTTGAATCTCAAAGGTACAAACCTTTTTCCAACACGTACAATCCAGGGCTTAGGGACCATCCTAACTTTCGTTGGAGCAATACGGAGAATGTTCAGAATCCCTAG
- the LOC112192574 gene encoding uncharacterized protein LOC112192574: MAAAMRLCVRRGAATMGGMKREASAAASRFSEIIWRNSTTSEEKHKTQVRELHTESLSKELLERTSRIIVEGNLYQFRDRSYSRESWQTRQLTTPFNPCKSFEVLESDQSKWLPLELPPCDPVVRDALLPEINFEYLVAGPYILRWARECGGALRFDVTRPEQGWTEVDVSDLRNAFDDAEMLLIELRQRAHEGYLIFACNRGGYRAFDEKVEQEIQVVLLSQECDSSKLMQPLPLLPLLPGGFGNIAEWSFLYLGGQKVQLALDGSGIPRLGYLPYVMLIKFEFEIIATEDSDVLDVKCRVLTTSHHAVHRHRHPHKSYRRN; encoded by the coding sequence ATGGCGGCGGCGATGAGGCTTTGCGTGCGGCGGGGTGCGGCGACGATGGGTGGAATGAAAAGAGAAGCGTCGGCAGCAGCGAGCAGGTTTTCAGAAATAATCTGGAGAAATTCTACCACTTCGGAGGAGAAACATAAGACACAGGTGAGGGAACTTCACACAGAAAGCTTGAGTAAGGAACTTTTGGAGCGGACGTCGCGGATAATAGTGGAAGGCAATCTCTATCAATTCCGTGACCGTTCCTATTCTAGGGAGAGCTGGCAGACGCGGCAGTTAACTACACCATTCAACCCCTGCAAATCTTTCGAGGTTTTAGAATCTGATCAGTCAAAGTGGCTGCCTCTGGAGCTGCCTCCCTGTGATCCCGTCGTCCGCGATGCTCTATTACCTGAAATTAACTTTGAATATCTAGTAGCCGGTCCCTATATCCTTCGTTGGGCTCGGGAGTGTGGCGGAGCTTTGCGGTTTGACGTCACTCGGCCCGAACAAGGATGGACAGAGGTAGACGTTTCTGATTTAAGGAATGCATTCGATGATGCTGAAATGTTGCTAATCGAGTTGCGGCAACGTGCCCATGAGGGTTACCTAATCTTCGCCTGTAACAGGGGAGGATATAGAGCTTTTGACGAAAAGGTTGAGCAAGAGATACAAGTTGTCCTCTTGTCGCAGGAATGTGATTCTTCCAAACTTATGCAACCTCTGCCCTTGCTGCCACTGTTGCCTGGTGGTTTTGGGAACATAGCTGAGTGGAGTTTTCTCTATCTAGGAGGTCAAAAAGTCCAACTTGCTCTCGATGGCTCTGGAATCCCCCGGTTGGGTTATCTACCCTATGTTATGCTgataaaatttgaatttgaaataatTGCCACTGAGGATAGCGATGTCTTGGATGTCAAGTGCAGAGTGCTTACTACTAGCCATCACGCGGTGCATCGCCATCGCCATCCCCACAAGTCGTACCGCCGAAATTAG
- the LOC121052026 gene encoding uncharacterized protein LOC121052026: MLDMVGFIDPAHTGIIGCGNPTERARSMSNRYMLGKPGQIFLVPYNSGAHWMLSVVNPDEEVVHFMDPLKRRLCAGEWKSIVDNSIKIFNAQKARKGRKIIQWKNLAGIPEQTDSKTCGYFVMRYMKEIVEDKNLEYATKWERKSNLAYTQKDIDVVRAEWANHVMKF; the protein is encoded by the exons ATGCTTGATATGGTTGGCTTTATCGACCCTGCACACACCGGTATAATTGGGTGTGGAAATCCCACTGAACGGGCACGGTCTATGTCAAATCGGTACATGTTAGGGAAACCGGGGCAAATATTTTTGGTTCCATATAACTCAGG TGCTCATTGGATGTTgtcggtggtgaacccggatgAAGAAGTCGTGCATTTCATGGATCCGCTAAAAAGGCGACTTTGTGCTGGTGAATGGAAAAGTATTGTCGACAA CTCTATTAAAATCTTCAATGCCCAAAAGGCTAGGAAAGGAAGGAAAATAATCCAATGGAAGAATCTTGCT gGTATTCCGGAGCAAACTGATTCTAAGACTTGTGGTTATTTCGTCATGCGTTATATGAAAGAAATTGTGGAGGACAAGAACTTGGAGTATGCTACCAAG TGGGAAAGGAAATCAAATCTTGCTTACACACAGAAGGATATTGATGTGGTTCGAGCTGAATGGGCAAATCATGTTATGAAGTTCTAA